In the genome of cyanobacterium endosymbiont of Braarudosphaera bigelowii, one region contains:
- a CDS encoding potassium channel family protein encodes MALYSFKEKYQRLRKELIGGAFALGGVFLSGTIWYYLIERWSLTEAAYMTMITLSTVGFSEVHPLDDNSKLFTIVLISMGVITIGYIVNRLTEALIQGYFQEGIRQRQEKRLIDTLEHHCIVCGYGRTARQVALEFTAEEVPFVIIDSRPEQVEEAKQLGYVVIQGDATLDECLVNAKIEKAVCLVSALTSDAENLYTVLSAKTLNPKIRAIARASTEEAVLKLQRAGADAVVSPYITGGKRLASAALRPQVMDFVDGILTGSDRTFYMEEFLVDPKYCPCVGQTLSEARLRLQSGSLVLAIRRSDGALLGGPTGETELMAGDLLICMGTPEQLRQLNQILGPINRSATLRPPRHQHSFKNV; translated from the coding sequence ATGGCTTTATATTCTTTTAAAGAAAAATATCAACGATTACGGAAGGAATTAATTGGCGGGGCATTTGCTTTAGGAGGAGTTTTTCTTTCTGGAACAATTTGGTATTACTTAATTGAGAGATGGTCATTGACAGAAGCAGCGTATATGACCATGATAACCCTTTCAACAGTTGGCTTTTCAGAAGTTCATCCTTTAGATGATAATTCTAAACTTTTTACTATCGTTCTTATTTCGATGGGGGTTATTACAATTGGTTATATTGTTAATCGTTTAACAGAAGCCTTAATTCAAGGTTATTTTCAGGAAGGAATTCGACAAAGACAGGAGAAGCGTTTGATAGATACTTTAGAACATCACTGTATTGTTTGTGGCTATGGACGTACTGCTCGTCAAGTTGCATTAGAGTTTACTGCAGAAGAAGTTCCTTTTGTTATTATTGATTCTCGACCTGAACAAGTGGAAGAAGCAAAACAATTAGGCTATGTCGTAATCCAAGGAGATGCTACTCTTGATGAATGCCTAGTAAACGCCAAGATAGAGAAAGCTGTATGTTTAGTCTCTGCCTTAACCTCTGATGCAGAAAATCTTTATACTGTACTTTCTGCAAAAACTTTAAACCCAAAAATTAGAGCAATTGCTAGAGCTAGTACAGAAGAAGCAGTTCTTAAACTACAAAGAGCTGGAGCTGATGCTGTTGTTTCACCTTACATTACGGGAGGAAAAAGACTTGCTTCAGCTGCATTAAGGCCTCAAGTTATGGATTTTGTAGATGGTATCCTAACTGGTAGTGATCGCACATTTTATATGGAAGAGTTTCTTGTTGATCCTAAATATTGTCCCTGTGTGGGACAAACTTTGAGTGAGGCAAGGCTTAGGCTTCAATCAGGTTCATTAGTTTTAGCCATTCGGCGTTCTGATGGTGCATTATTAGGTGGACCGACAGGAGAGACAGAATTAATGGCAGGAGATTTACTTATTTGCATGGGTACTCCTGAACAATTGCGTCAACTTAATCAAATTTTGGGACCTATCAATCGTTCTGCGACTTTAAGGCCACCAAGACACCAACATAGCTTTAAAAATGTGTAA
- the grpE gene encoding nucleotide exchange factor GrpE yields MTDEKQQIEINQETSKVEEAYNSSTKVETNGQVETSSSTNKDLMVGEDVELVDSEAELEKNLVSDLTEKINDLEAKLQEHNQQYETLNNNHLRVNAEFDNYRKRSIKEKEDLEIKVKCKTISELLSVVDNFERARNSINPTNDGEATIHKSYQGVYKTLVDSLKRLGVGPMRPEGEIFNPLYHEAMLREYTNEYPEGTIIQELMRGYMLGEQVLRHSMVKVAAPQTSDSLDQKENLVTDKKDVEK; encoded by the coding sequence ATGACAGATGAAAAACAACAAATAGAAATAAATCAAGAAACTTCTAAAGTAGAAGAAGCATACAACTCTTCTACTAAAGTTGAAACAAATGGACAAGTCGAAACATCTTCATCAACGAATAAAGACTTGATGGTCGGTGAAGATGTTGAATTAGTAGATTCTGAAGCAGAGTTAGAAAAAAATTTGGTTTCTGACTTAACTGAAAAAATAAATGATCTAGAAGCTAAGTTGCAAGAGCATAACCAACAGTATGAAACTCTTAATAACAATCATCTTCGAGTTAATGCAGAATTTGATAATTACCGAAAACGTTCAATAAAAGAAAAAGAAGATTTAGAAATTAAGGTTAAGTGTAAGACGATTAGTGAATTATTATCTGTTGTAGATAATTTTGAACGTGCTCGTAATTCGATTAACCCAACAAATGATGGAGAAGCAACAATACATAAAAGTTATCAAGGAGTATACAAAACACTAGTAGATAGTCTTAAACGTTTAGGTGTCGGACCTATGCGCCCTGAAGGAGAAATTTTTAATCCTTTGTATCATGAAGCTATGTTACGAGAATATACTAATGAATATCCAGAAGGAACTATTATTCAGGAGTTGATGCGTGGTTATATGCTAGGTGAACAAGTGTTAAGGCACTCAATGGTGAAAGTTGCCGCACCTCAAACTTCTGACTCTCTAGATCAGAAAGAAAATTTAGTTACAGACAAAAAAGATGTAGAAAAATAG
- a CDS encoding glycosyltransferase family 2 protein has product MFISIVIPTYNRKPILEKCLYALEQQKFTDTKINTYEIVLVDDGSTDGTLQWLDENRHDFPNVHYFAQDHLGPASARNLGIEKARGNIIIFIDSDLVVTESFLQSHANALIEGEKKLGSDCLFTYGAVINTCNFENPTSETYKVTDFSAAFFATGNVAISRVWLEKAGLFDTNFKQYGWEDLELGVRLKKLGLQLIKCPEAVGYHWHPAFNLKQVPNLINQEIQRGKMGILFYKKHPTFEVRLMIQMTWFHKTLWGMLSLGGILNEKTLSPLLQWLINHGKPQIALEIARIFLNWYNVKAVYKAYKDI; this is encoded by the coding sequence GTGTTTATAAGCATTGTTATTCCGACTTATAATCGTAAACCAATTTTAGAAAAATGTCTTTATGCATTAGAACAACAAAAATTTACTGATACTAAAATTAATACTTATGAAATAGTTCTCGTGGATGATGGCTCTACAGATGGAACTTTGCAATGGTTAGACGAAAATAGACATGATTTTCCCAATGTCCATTATTTTGCTCAAGATCATCTCGGCCCTGCATCAGCAAGAAATTTAGGTATAGAAAAAGCAAGGGGAAATATAATAATTTTTATTGATAGTGACCTAGTCGTGACTGAGTCGTTTTTACAATCTCATGCGAATGCATTAATAGAAGGCGAAAAAAAATTAGGCAGTGATTGTTTATTCACGTATGGTGCGGTTATTAACACATGTAATTTTGAGAATCCAACTTCAGAAACTTATAAAGTGACTGACTTTTCTGCTGCTTTCTTTGCCACTGGCAATGTAGCAATTTCTCGGGTATGGCTAGAAAAAGCAGGATTATTTGATACAAATTTTAAACAATATGGATGGGAAGATTTAGAATTAGGCGTAAGATTAAAGAAATTAGGATTACAGTTGATTAAATGTCCTGAAGCGGTTGGATATCATTGGCATCCGGCTTTTAATTTAAAACAAGTTCCTAATCTAATCAATCAAGAAATTCAGAGAGGTAAAATGGGAATTTTATTTTATAAAAAGCATCCTACTTTTGAAGTTCGTCTCATGATTCAAATGACATGGTTTCATAAGACTTTATGGGGAATGCTATCTTTAGGTGGAATTCTAAACGAAAAAACTCTATCACCTCTTCTACAGTGGTTAATTAATCATGGAAAACCACAAATAGCACTGGAAATCGCTCGTATTTTCCTTAACTGGTATAATGTAAAAGCTGTATACAAGGCCTATAAGGATATATAG
- the mutS gene encoding DNA mismatch repair protein MutS, whose protein sequence is MNNSRAEIKSPHNDYRLLNFDNLTPMYQHYVNIKREYSYALLLYRVGDFFECFFQDAVTVSKEAGTVLTSKEAGKKVGRIALTGFPHHSLDRYAKLLIDKGYSIAICDQVEDSSKAFAQGRMVERRVTKLLTPGTLMDDELLIPENNNFLVALIVKGNSWGLAYADVSTGEFYTTQNTELSNLNSELLRLQPAEIIVSVNIVDSGKVMRPGEKSLSFIDTLPDCFCYSLRAKTTFDLDIAKEKLLSIFNVNSIEGMGCHNLPLAVSAAGGLLKYIEDTQIGQQLTLQLPKNYNLNDFLIIDYQTRRNLEIMKTIKDSAFKGSLLSIIQKPKTAMGARNLQRWLIEPLLDIETIIERHNTVEELVENVELRHDLKQLLASIHDLERISTKITSETANARHLSYLANSLLKLKDISQFASRGKSFYFKALQNMPKRLEELGIYIHNHLTESLPIKLKEGGIIKDGVNTDLDGMRRQIEDDYKWLSNLELREKQKTGISTLKVGYSKSFGFYLSLPLSKSGQVPDYFIRKQTLANEERFITPELKEREVRILSAQKNVEKLEYEIFIKLRSEVAKESHTICQIAKSIAAIDILLSFATTAVNKDYCRPQILQSQSLKITDGRHPVVEALLPFGSFVPNSVALESSEKILEEPNLIILTGPNSSGKSCYLRQIGIIQLLAQAGSFVPAASAKLGITDRIFTRVGAVDDLATGQSTFMVEMNETANILNHATEQSLILLDEVGRGTSTFDGLSIAWAIAEYLSKEIKGKTIFATHYHELNELASQVPKIANFQTIVEEKPNSLIFLHQIRPGGASKSYGIEVAKLAGLPSSVTIRAKKIMDKVSQSSRIILKLNELEKNN, encoded by the coding sequence ATGAATAATTCAAGAGCAGAAATTAAATCTCCCCATAATGACTATCGTCTTCTAAATTTTGACAACTTAACCCCAATGTATCAACATTATGTAAATATCAAGAGAGAGTATTCTTATGCGCTACTGCTATACAGAGTAGGGGATTTTTTTGAATGTTTTTTTCAAGATGCTGTAACTGTTTCTAAAGAAGCTGGAACTGTTCTAACTAGTAAAGAAGCAGGGAAAAAAGTTGGAAGAATTGCATTAACAGGTTTCCCCCATCACTCACTAGATCGTTACGCTAAACTATTGATAGATAAGGGGTATTCTATAGCAATTTGTGATCAAGTAGAAGATTCTTCAAAAGCATTTGCTCAAGGACGGATGGTAGAAAGACGTGTAACTAAATTATTAACTCCAGGAACTTTGATGGATGATGAATTATTAATACCAGAAAATAATAATTTTTTAGTAGCATTAATAGTAAAAGGCAATTCATGGGGTCTTGCTTATGCAGACGTATCTACAGGGGAATTCTATACTACTCAAAATACAGAATTATCTAATCTTAACTCAGAATTACTTAGACTACAACCAGCTGAAATTATTGTTTCAGTAAATATTGTAGATTCTGGTAAGGTAATGCGTCCTGGAGAAAAATCTTTGTCATTTATAGATACTTTACCAGATTGTTTTTGCTATTCCTTAAGAGCAAAAACAACTTTTGATTTAGATATCGCAAAAGAAAAACTTCTAAGTATTTTCAATGTTAACTCTATAGAAGGAATGGGCTGCCATAATTTGCCTTTAGCCGTCAGTGCTGCAGGAGGATTATTGAAATATATAGAAGACACTCAGATTGGTCAACAGCTCACATTACAATTACCTAAAAACTATAATTTAAATGATTTTCTCATTATAGATTATCAAACACGCCGTAATTTAGAAATAATGAAAACTATTAAAGATTCTGCCTTTAAAGGTTCTTTATTGTCAATTATTCAAAAACCTAAGACTGCTATGGGTGCTCGTAATTTACAGCGCTGGTTAATAGAGCCTTTATTAGATATTGAAACAATTATTGAAAGACATAATACCGTTGAAGAATTAGTAGAAAACGTTGAATTAAGACACGATCTTAAGCAATTGTTAGCTAGCATACATGATCTAGAAAGAATTAGTACCAAAATAACTTCAGAGACAGCAAATGCGAGACATTTATCTTATCTAGCTAATTCACTATTAAAATTAAAAGACATATCACAATTCGCGAGTCGAGGTAAGTCCTTTTATTTCAAAGCTTTACAAAATATGCCTAAAAGATTAGAGGAGTTAGGTATATATATTCATAATCATTTAACAGAGTCTCTCCCTATAAAACTAAAAGAAGGAGGAATTATTAAAGATGGAGTTAATACAGACTTAGATGGTATGAGAAGACAGATAGAAGATGATTATAAATGGTTATCTAATTTAGAATTAAGAGAAAAACAAAAGACAGGGATTAGTACTCTTAAAGTTGGCTACAGTAAATCTTTTGGTTTTTATCTAAGCTTGCCTCTCAGTAAATCAGGGCAAGTTCCAGATTATTTCATTAGAAAACAAACATTAGCTAACGAAGAACGTTTTATTACTCCTGAATTAAAAGAGCGAGAAGTACGTATTTTAAGTGCACAAAAAAACGTTGAGAAACTTGAATACGAAATTTTTATAAAGCTACGTTCAGAAGTAGCCAAAGAAAGCCATACAATTTGCCAAATTGCCAAATCTATAGCAGCTATTGATATTTTATTAAGTTTTGCAACCACTGCCGTAAACAAGGATTATTGCCGACCTCAAATTTTACAAAGTCAATCGTTGAAAATTACTGATGGTAGACATCCAGTAGTTGAAGCGTTACTACCATTTGGCTCTTTTGTACCTAATTCAGTTGCTCTTGAAAGCTCTGAAAAAATACTAGAAGAACCAAACTTAATTATCTTAACAGGTCCAAACTCTAGTGGAAAGAGTTGTTACTTAAGACAAATAGGAATTATTCAATTACTAGCACAAGCTGGAAGCTTTGTTCCAGCAGCCTCTGCAAAATTAGGTATTACTGATCGTATTTTTACACGTGTAGGAGCAGTAGATGATTTAGCGACTGGACAATCAACTTTTATGGTAGAAATGAATGAGACTGCCAACATCCTTAACCATGCGACAGAACAGTCATTAATTTTATTAGATGAAGTTGGTAGGGGAACATCAACTTTTGATGGGCTTTCTATAGCTTGGGCAATAGCAGAATATTTAAGCAAAGAAATTAAAGGAAAAACTATATTTGCTACTCATTATCATGAATTAAACGAATTGGCTTCTCAAGTCCCTAAAATAGCTAATTTTCAAACTATAGTTGAGGAAAAGCCAAATAGTCTTATCTTTTTACATCAAATTCGCCCAGGAGGAGCTAGTAAATCTTACGGAATTGAAGTTGCCAAATTAGCTGGTTTACCTTCCTCTGTAACTATAAGGGCTAAAAAAATTATGGATAAAGTCAGTCAATCTAGTAGAATTATATTGAAACTTAATGAGCTAGAAAAAAACAATTAA
- the pheT gene encoding phenylalanine--tRNA ligase subunit beta has product MKISVKWLRELINFNFSHEELADILTVVGLEVDECEDRQEWANGIVVGLIKDCQPHPNTQKLNICKVDIGTESLLNIICGAPNVEIGKYVPVATLGTYLPKMDLKIQPIELQGIKSEGMICSLSEIGLSKESSEIHIFEEDTIKIGQNVSSLLGLDDTILSIMPTANRPDAMSMVGIAREVASLTGNIVTFPRTVKNFIFEHNNDSLKIEIEDTKACPIYIGTIIENVTVTSSPQWLQQKLRASGIDPINNIVDITNLILLEWGQPMHAFDLKKLKKNAEDKTQLTIGVRSPNNKEILETLDGSNKKLNRNNLIITSNNIPVALAGIMGGKETEIDKQTKDIFLETALFDQVTIRHSSKSQNLRTEASIRYERGVNQFELEVACQNAIKLIQELAGGVPISQNIVDNRSQINIPQITLRLERIHKLLGPVWKNDLKSFITSEEVHDILTNLGCNLSLANNIPNIWLVTIPSYRYRDLHREIDLIEEIARIYGYGNFCDELPYKTEPGKLSQEYYIQRKLREAFRSAGLHELVQYSLVKPEKADIVLANPLLTEYSALRNNLLDGLISTFAYNQSQGNKSLNGFEIGKIFYNIEGQNKELESLAGIMGGNFLTAGRWITSGKLVPMTWYEAKGILDSIFKKFKIVVEYKAYEQDKRLHPGRTASLWLNNQFLGIFGQLHPQLCQELDLINTVYGFELNFEVLLQTLNKEILLTPTFNSYSSYPPIELDLAFFVSLGISVAELIKEMKQVGGGLLKGIELFDDYRGESVPKGQRNLAFSLLYRSDERTLTDKDVKATHDRIRIILVEKFNVTLRS; this is encoded by the coding sequence ATGAAAATATCCGTTAAGTGGTTGCGGGAACTAATAAATTTTAATTTTTCCCATGAAGAATTAGCTGATATCTTAACAGTTGTAGGTTTAGAGGTAGATGAATGTGAAGACCGTCAGGAATGGGCTAATGGAATTGTAGTTGGTTTAATTAAAGATTGCCAACCTCATCCGAATACTCAAAAATTAAATATCTGCAAAGTTGATATTGGGACAGAAAGTTTACTGAACATTATATGTGGCGCGCCCAATGTAGAGATTGGTAAATATGTCCCTGTTGCTACGTTAGGAACATATTTACCTAAGATGGATTTAAAAATTCAACCGATAGAATTACAAGGAATTAAATCAGAAGGTATGATTTGTTCCTTATCGGAAATTGGACTATCTAAAGAATCGTCTGAAATTCATATTTTTGAAGAAGATACTATAAAAATAGGGCAAAATGTTTCTTCTTTATTAGGTTTAGACGATACTATCTTAAGCATTATGCCTACCGCTAATCGTCCTGATGCAATGAGTATGGTAGGAATTGCTAGGGAAGTAGCATCTTTGACAGGAAATATAGTTACTTTTCCTAGAACTGTCAAAAATTTTATTTTTGAACATAACAATGATTCTTTAAAAATAGAAATTGAAGATACTAAAGCCTGTCCAATTTATATTGGAACTATTATTGAAAATGTAACAGTAACTTCTTCCCCACAGTGGTTACAACAAAAACTTAGAGCTTCAGGAATTGATCCTATTAACAACATAGTAGATATAACTAACTTAATCCTGCTGGAATGGGGCCAGCCTATGCATGCTTTTGACTTAAAAAAATTAAAAAAAAATGCAGAAGATAAGACTCAGTTAACTATTGGAGTACGTTCTCCTAACAATAAAGAGATTTTAGAGACACTAGATGGTTCTAACAAAAAGTTAAATAGAAATAATTTAATAATTACTTCTAACAATATTCCTGTTGCGCTAGCAGGAATCATGGGAGGAAAGGAAACAGAAATTGATAAACAAACTAAAGATATTTTTCTAGAGACTGCTTTATTTGATCAAGTAACTATTCGTCACTCTTCAAAAAGTCAAAACTTACGTACCGAAGCTTCTATAAGATATGAAAGAGGGGTTAATCAATTTGAATTGGAGGTGGCTTGTCAAAATGCTATTAAACTAATTCAAGAATTAGCAGGAGGAGTGCCAATTTCTCAAAATATAGTCGATAATCGTTCTCAGATTAATATTCCTCAAATAACTTTACGTTTAGAACGTATTCATAAGCTTTTAGGACCAGTTTGGAAAAATGATCTGAAATCTTTTATAACTTCGGAAGAAGTACATGATATTCTAACCAACTTAGGATGTAACTTAAGCTTAGCTAATAACATACCTAACATTTGGTTAGTCACTATTCCATCCTATCGTTATCGAGATTTGCATAGAGAGATTGATCTAATAGAAGAAATAGCTCGTATCTATGGATATGGAAATTTTTGTGATGAGTTACCTTACAAAACGGAGCCTGGAAAACTTTCTCAAGAATATTATATTCAACGTAAGCTTAGAGAAGCATTTCGCTCTGCTGGGTTACATGAATTAGTACAATACTCTCTCGTCAAGCCAGAAAAGGCTGATATAGTTCTTGCAAATCCTTTACTAACAGAATATTCAGCTTTAAGAAATAATTTATTAGATGGTTTAATTAGTACGTTCGCTTATAACCAATCCCAAGGCAATAAATCTCTAAATGGATTTGAAATTGGCAAAATTTTTTATAATATTGAAGGCCAAAATAAAGAATTAGAAAGTTTAGCTGGCATCATGGGAGGTAACTTTCTTACTGCAGGACGTTGGATAACAAGTGGGAAATTAGTACCTATGACCTGGTATGAAGCGAAAGGTATTTTAGATAGCATTTTTAAAAAATTTAAAATCGTAGTTGAATACAAAGCCTACGAGCAAGATAAAAGGTTACATCCGGGACGTACAGCTTCTTTATGGCTAAACAATCAATTTTTAGGAATATTTGGGCAGTTACATCCACAGTTATGTCAGGAATTAGATTTAATTAATACCGTGTATGGATTTGAGCTAAATTTTGAAGTTCTACTGCAGACTCTTAACAAAGAAATTCTTTTAACACCTACATTTAACTCTTATTCCTCTTATCCGCCTATAGAATTAGACTTAGCTTTTTTTGTCTCTTTAGGTATTTCTGTGGCAGAACTAATTAAAGAAATGAAACAAGTAGGAGGAGGCCTATTAAAAGGAATAGAATTGTTTGATGATTATAGAGGAGAAAGTGTACCGAAAGGACAAAGAAATTTAGCTTTCAGTTTACTTTATCGTTCTGATGAACGTACATTAACTGATAAAGATGTAAAAGCTACTCACGATAGAATTCGTATAATTTTAGTAGAGAAATTCAATGTTACTCTCCGTAGTTGA
- a CDS encoding TrmH family RNA methyltransferase: MITSTKNPLIKQIRELHNVKKRREKGIFFFEGTHLLMTACEKNCSLVSLLSTEKWKIQNFELWKTASRLTERYEIVSPEVLKSITTTINPDGVIATALFKPFHQTKISSLKLGLILERLQDPGNLGTIIRTAVATNVDSIWLSNDSVNIDNPKVIRASAGAWFKAPLVVTSNLKDIVMNYKHQGVNIVATSPSAKETYWNLNLTQPTIILLGNEGSGLSQTLVNMVDKIIKVPLEQSVESLNVAITTALILYEAKRQKSLI; the protein is encoded by the coding sequence ATGATTACAAGTACTAAAAATCCCTTAATTAAGCAAATTCGTGAACTACATAATGTAAAGAAACGAAGAGAAAAAGGAATATTTTTTTTCGAGGGAACTCATCTGCTTATGACAGCTTGTGAAAAAAATTGTTCCCTGGTGAGCTTACTTTCTACTGAAAAGTGGAAAATACAAAATTTTGAGTTGTGGAAAACAGCCTCTAGACTTACAGAACGCTATGAAATTGTTTCGCCAGAAGTATTGAAAAGTATTACAACTACTATAAATCCTGATGGAGTAATAGCTACAGCACTATTCAAACCTTTCCACCAAACTAAAATTTCTAGTCTGAAATTAGGCTTGATTTTAGAGAGATTACAAGATCCAGGAAATTTAGGAACTATCATTCGTACAGCTGTTGCTACAAATGTTGACAGTATTTGGCTCAGTAACGATAGTGTAAATATTGATAATCCAAAAGTCATAAGAGCTTCCGCTGGTGCTTGGTTTAAAGCACCTTTGGTAGTTACATCTAATTTAAAAGATATAGTTATGAACTATAAACATCAAGGTGTAAATATAGTTGCAACTTCGCCAAGCGCTAAAGAAACTTATTGGAACTTAAATCTGACTCAACCTACGATAATTTTATTAGGTAATGAAGGTTCTGGATTATCGCAAACTTTAGTTAATATGGTAGATAAAATAATAAAAGTTCCATTAGAACAAAGTGTAGAATCGTTAAATGTAGCAATTACTACAGCTTTGATTCTATATGAGGCTAAAAGACAAAAATCCCTAATATAA
- the murA gene encoding UDP-N-acetylglucosamine 1-carboxyvinyltransferase, with the protein MTSYIEKQQSALEIQGQNSLNGQVRVSGAKNSALVLMAGSILCSEDCRLNNIPALVDIDRMSQILTAIGVKLKKDGDSIEINAQNIGQNKAPYELVSQLRASFFVIGPLLARLGKTRVPLPGGCAIGARPVDLHVRGLQAMGADVRIEHGVVHACIRNNNKKLQGAKIYLDYPSVGATETIMMAATLAEGETTIENCAQEPEISDLANFCRSMGAKIRGDGTKRIIISGVDYLHSTEYCVIPDRIEAGTLLIAGAITQSEISLYPVFPEHLASIIAKLKEVGPRVVVEGTDSVRLVPCPLKATNLKTLPFPGFPTDMQAQFMALLCVSEGSSVITETVFENRLRHIAELQRMGADIRVEGNIAVVQGVSFLSGAPVMATDLRASAALVLAGLAAHGKTTIQGLHHLDRGYDNLEGKLRKLGANLRRVNISCDEKSTAEHSVQF; encoded by the coding sequence ATGACATCTTATATAGAAAAACAACAATCAGCTTTGGAAATCCAAGGTCAAAACTCTCTGAATGGCCAAGTTCGTGTAAGTGGTGCCAAAAATTCAGCTTTAGTTTTAATGGCCGGCTCGATTCTTTGCTCCGAGGATTGTCGTCTTAATAATATTCCTGCTTTGGTTGATATTGATCGTATGTCTCAAATTCTTACAGCCATTGGAGTAAAACTTAAAAAAGATGGAGATAGTATAGAGATCAATGCCCAAAATATAGGACAAAACAAAGCACCCTACGAATTAGTATCGCAACTTCGAGCTAGTTTTTTTGTAATTGGTCCTTTGTTAGCAAGACTAGGTAAGACTCGTGTTCCTTTGCCAGGAGGTTGCGCTATAGGTGCTAGGCCTGTAGATCTCCATGTACGAGGATTACAGGCTATGGGAGCGGATGTTCGGATCGAGCATGGGGTAGTTCATGCTTGTATTAGAAATAACAATAAAAAACTACAGGGAGCTAAAATATATTTAGATTATCCCAGTGTTGGCGCAACAGAAACAATTATGATGGCTGCAACTTTAGCAGAGGGAGAAACTACGATTGAGAATTGTGCACAGGAACCTGAAATTAGCGATTTAGCAAATTTTTGCCGTTCTATGGGAGCAAAAATAAGAGGTGATGGAACTAAACGAATTATCATATCGGGAGTAGACTATCTTCATAGTACTGAATATTGTGTAATTCCTGATCGTATCGAAGCAGGAACATTACTTATAGCAGGAGCCATTACTCAATCAGAGATCAGCTTATATCCTGTCTTTCCTGAACATTTAGCTTCTATTATCGCTAAGTTAAAAGAAGTTGGTCCCAGAGTCGTTGTTGAAGGAACAGACTCTGTAAGGTTAGTTCCTTGTCCTTTAAAAGCTACTAATTTGAAAACTCTTCCTTTTCCAGGCTTCCCTACAGATATGCAAGCTCAATTTATGGCTTTGCTTTGTGTTAGCGAAGGAAGTTCTGTAATTACAGAAACTGTCTTTGAAAATCGTCTACGTCATATAGCAGAGCTACAGCGTATGGGAGCAGATATCCGAGTTGAAGGTAATATTGCTGTAGTTCAAGGAGTATCTTTCTTGTCTGGTGCTCCTGTCATGGCTACGGATTTACGAGCCTCTGCTGCTCTTGTCTTGGCTGGATTAGCCGCTCATGGAAAAACAACTATACAAGGACTACATCATCTTGATCGTGGATATGACAATTTGGAAGGTAAACTACGTAAGTTAGGAGCGAATTTACGTAGAGTTAACATTTCTTGTGATGAAAAAAGTACAGCAGAGCACTCTGTTCAGTTTTAA
- the acpP gene encoding acyl carrier protein yields MNQEIFEKVKVIVIDKLEVKEEQVTLEANFANDLSADSLDTVELVMALEDEFDIEIPDDDAENISTVKAAVDYIEQAKGKDL; encoded by the coding sequence ATGAACCAAGAAATATTTGAAAAAGTAAAAGTTATTGTTATCGATAAACTTGAAGTAAAAGAAGAACAAGTTACACTTGAAGCAAATTTCGCTAATGACTTAAGTGCTGATTCTTTGGATACAGTAGAACTAGTAATGGCTTTAGAAGATGAATTCGATATCGAAATTCCTGATGACGATGCCGAAAACATTAGCACTGTAAAAGCAGCTGTTGACTATATCGAGCAGGCTAAAGGTAAGGATTTATAG